Proteins from a genomic interval of Cupriavidus sp. WKF15:
- a CDS encoding DUF2188 domain-containing protein has product MPRNIHVMPQGEGWVVTREGTPKSHYDTQEEAIAASLRIANRDGVQLYIHSRDGRIQRHST; this is encoded by the coding sequence ATGCCACGGAACATCCACGTGATGCCGCAAGGCGAGGGCTGGGTCGTCACCCGCGAGGGCACGCCGAAGTCGCACTACGACACTCAAGAGGAAGCTATTGCTGCCAGCTTGCGGATCGCTAACCGAGATGGCGTGCAACTCTATATTCACAGCCGGGACGGCAGAATCCAAAGGCACAGCACGTAA
- a CDS encoding FAD-binding oxidoreductase — METSLSEPVATALKAHFRGQLIQPGDAAYDQARAVYNGMIDKRPAIIARCVDVADVVAAVNAARDGGMLLAVRGGAHNGAGLGTCDGGLVIDLSPMKGVFVDAGRKTLRVGGGCTWGDVDHAASAYGMATPSGFISTTGVGGLTLGGGIGYLSRAYGLTIDNLLSAEVVLAEGRIVTASDDENADLFWALRGGGGNFGVVTSFEFKAHPVATVYGGPMLWPMEQARELMKWWRDFILGAPQDINGWFGFVTVPPAAPFPDEVHLQKMCAVVWCYTGPLDQAETHFRPIREAMPPAVDFAGPVPWPVLQSLFDGLYPAGLQWYWKADFVSDLSDKAIDLHIKYAQQLPSMHSTMHLYPINGAAHRAGCDETAFSYRDASFASVIVGVDPDPANNDRIVQWAKDYWLALHPYSAGGGYLNMMMDEGNDNVKASYRDNYARLAQIKRKYDPANLFRVNQNIRPA; from the coding sequence ATGGAAACTTCGTTGAGCGAACCCGTCGCAACCGCGCTCAAGGCGCATTTTCGGGGACAACTGATTCAGCCGGGCGATGCGGCCTACGACCAGGCGCGTGCTGTCTACAACGGCATGATCGACAAGCGCCCTGCGATCATCGCGCGCTGCGTCGATGTGGCGGACGTCGTGGCGGCGGTGAACGCCGCGCGCGACGGCGGGATGCTGCTGGCCGTGCGTGGCGGCGCGCACAATGGCGCCGGGCTCGGCACATGCGATGGTGGGCTGGTGATCGACCTGTCGCCAATGAAGGGCGTGTTTGTCGATGCCGGACGCAAGACGCTGCGGGTTGGCGGTGGCTGCACCTGGGGCGATGTGGACCACGCCGCCAGTGCTTACGGGATGGCGACACCGAGCGGCTTCATCTCGACCACTGGCGTGGGCGGACTGACGCTCGGCGGCGGCATCGGCTACCTCAGCCGCGCCTACGGCCTGACGATCGACAATCTGCTCAGCGCCGAGGTCGTGCTGGCCGAGGGGCGCATCGTCACCGCAAGCGACGACGAAAACGCCGACCTGTTCTGGGCGTTGCGCGGCGGCGGCGGCAACTTCGGCGTGGTGACGTCGTTCGAGTTCAAGGCTCATCCCGTTGCCACGGTCTATGGCGGCCCGATGCTGTGGCCGATGGAGCAGGCACGCGAGCTGATGAAATGGTGGCGCGACTTCATCCTGGGCGCGCCGCAGGACATCAATGGCTGGTTTGGTTTCGTCACGGTGCCGCCCGCAGCGCCCTTCCCGGACGAAGTCCACCTGCAGAAGATGTGCGCCGTGGTGTGGTGCTATACCGGCCCGCTCGATCAGGCCGAAACGCATTTCCGTCCGATTCGCGAGGCCATGCCGCCAGCCGTGGACTTTGCCGGGCCAGTCCCCTGGCCAGTCCTGCAGAGCCTGTTCGACGGACTGTATCCGGCGGGCTTGCAGTGGTATTGGAAAGCCGACTTTGTCAGCGACCTGAGCGACAAGGCCATCGATCTGCACATCAAGTACGCGCAGCAGTTGCCGTCGATGCACTCGACCATGCACCTGTATCCGATCAATGGTGCGGCGCATCGCGCCGGATGCGATGAAACGGCCTTCAGCTACCGCGATGCCAGCTTTGCCAGCGTGATTGTCGGCGTGGATCCCGACCCGGCCAACAACGATCGCATCGTGCAGTGGGCGAAGGACTACTGGCTGGCCCTGCATCCGTACTCTGCTGGCGGCGGCTACCTCAACATGATGATGGACGAGGGCAATGACAACGTGAAGGCGTCCTATCGCGACAACTATGCGCGGCTGGCGCAGATCAAGCGCAAGTACGACCCGGCCAACCTGTTCCGTGTGAACCAGAACATCAGGCCCGCCTGA
- a CDS encoding SulP family inorganic anion transporter, with the protein MPLLKGLLPVNRAQLPHDIIAGITLAALGIPEVMGYTKISGTPTVTGLYTILLPLVVFALLGASRHLVVAADSATAAILASSLVAVATLGSPEYVGLTSAVALAVAVMLVLARILRLGFLADFLSRSALIGFLTGVGVQVAVGELAGLIGLRKQGHGPLMQFASVFQRIGEASYVTSALSLSVLAVILGCKRFVPRAPGPLIAVVGAIACSAAFDFGKHGIELVGKVPSGLPSLSLPPLHLAHLEQVLITAASCFIVIIAQSAATARAYANRYNERGDDNQDIVGLAGANAVAALTGTFVVNGSPTKTEMVDDAGGRTQFAHLTTAVIVLLVLLFMTGPLGFLPAAVLSAIVFMIGVKLIDVKGMTELYNLQKDEFVVALITTGVVVFVDVMHGILAAVLLSLIDHTRYSYRLRTRVLTPHPSGQWTANEVAPDLFASPGIVAYRFEADLFYANAGRFMEEVLRLVEQTDSKVSWVVIDASQIFNVDYSAGKTLEQLRRELERRGIGIAAVAIPEGVLDELQRYRTFSGVTGHQEIFVTVDDAIKALRDRPPPESGPEPAGRPG; encoded by the coding sequence ATGCCTCTCCTGAAAGGGCTGCTGCCGGTAAATCGCGCGCAACTGCCGCACGACATCATCGCTGGCATCACCCTGGCCGCCCTGGGGATCCCTGAAGTGATGGGGTACACCAAGATCTCGGGCACGCCGACCGTCACGGGCCTCTACACGATCTTGCTGCCGCTGGTGGTCTTTGCCCTTCTGGGGGCGTCGCGCCATCTGGTTGTCGCCGCCGATTCCGCAACCGCAGCCATCCTCGCCAGTTCCCTGGTTGCGGTGGCGACGCTTGGCAGTCCGGAATATGTCGGCCTGACGAGCGCCGTTGCACTCGCTGTTGCCGTCATGCTGGTTCTGGCGCGCATCCTTCGCCTGGGGTTCCTGGCCGACTTCCTGTCCCGCAGCGCCCTGATCGGTTTCCTGACTGGTGTCGGCGTACAGGTCGCTGTTGGCGAGCTTGCCGGGCTGATCGGACTGCGCAAACAGGGACATGGTCCGCTCATGCAGTTCGCCTCGGTTTTTCAGCGCATTGGCGAAGCCAGTTATGTCACGTCTGCCCTGTCGTTATCAGTGCTGGCAGTGATCCTGGGATGCAAACGCTTCGTGCCGCGTGCACCCGGCCCGCTGATTGCCGTGGTCGGCGCGATCGCCTGCAGTGCGGCATTCGATTTCGGGAAGCACGGCATCGAGCTGGTCGGCAAGGTGCCCAGCGGATTGCCATCGCTGTCGCTGCCGCCGCTGCATCTCGCCCATCTGGAACAGGTACTGATAACCGCCGCCTCCTGCTTCATCGTCATCATCGCGCAAAGCGCCGCGACCGCACGGGCTTACGCCAACCGCTACAACGAGCGCGGCGACGACAACCAGGACATCGTCGGCCTTGCCGGCGCCAATGCAGTGGCCGCGCTGACCGGCACCTTCGTGGTCAACGGGAGCCCGACCAAGACCGAGATGGTCGACGATGCAGGCGGTCGAACCCAGTTCGCCCACCTGACAACCGCCGTCATCGTGCTGCTGGTGCTGCTGTTCATGACCGGGCCGCTAGGCTTCCTCCCGGCTGCCGTCCTGTCGGCAATCGTGTTCATGATCGGCGTCAAGCTGATCGACGTGAAAGGCATGACCGAGCTTTACAATCTGCAGAAGGATGAATTCGTCGTTGCCCTGATCACGACGGGCGTGGTGGTGTTCGTCGACGTCATGCACGGCATCCTCGCGGCCGTGCTGTTGTCCCTGATCGACCATACGCGCTATAGCTACCGGCTGCGCACCCGTGTGCTGACACCCCACCCGAGTGGTCAGTGGACGGCAAATGAGGTGGCGCCAGACCTGTTCGCGTCGCCGGGCATTGTCGCCTATCGTTTCGAGGCCGATCTGTTCTATGCGAACGCGGGCCGCTTCATGGAGGAGGTGCTGAGGCTGGTCGAGCAGACGGATTCGAAAGTGAGCTGGGTCGTCATCGATGCCTCGCAAATCTTCAACGTCGACTATAGCGCTGGCAAGACGCTGGAGCAGCTTCGACGTGAACTGGAGCGGCGCGGCATCGGTATCGCCGCTGTCGCGATTCCCGAAGGCGTACTGGACGAACTTCAGCGCTATCGCACCTTTAGTGGTGTAACCGGGCATCAGGAGATTTTCGTGACCGTGGACGACGCCATCAAGGCCCTGCGTGACCGGCCGCCGCCAGAATCAGGGCCGGAGCCTGCCGGCAGGCCAGGTTGA
- a CDS encoding serine protease: MIESILLAVTRVATFEDQQAKTNATGFFFKRGQRLFVVTSRHVLIDEPTKHFPDRIEIELHVNPDNVAESIGFSIPLYRDGKSVWRDGLDGGGGIDVAVIELDRTALPSSMVYRAFTPAHLYRPRDLIEAGTPVLIVGFPLGFHDTLHHLPVVRQAVISSSFGMRFQGHGYFLTDARTHRGTSGAPVVMRMPRTDASTRTLPWMLLGTHSARLDVGSRDFELDEALGLNSAWYADILLPLTEA; encoded by the coding sequence ATGATCGAATCCATCCTGCTGGCCGTCACGCGCGTTGCCACATTCGAGGATCAACAAGCAAAGACAAACGCCACTGGCTTTTTCTTCAAGCGAGGGCAGCGTCTGTTCGTTGTGACAAGCCGGCATGTGCTGATCGACGAGCCGACCAAGCACTTCCCCGACCGGATCGAGATAGAGCTGCATGTCAATCCGGACAACGTGGCAGAGTCTATCGGCTTCTCAATTCCACTGTATCGCGACGGCAAGAGTGTTTGGCGCGATGGGCTCGATGGCGGCGGCGGTATCGACGTGGCAGTGATCGAACTCGACCGCACCGCTCTGCCGTCGAGTATGGTCTACCGGGCCTTTACGCCGGCCCACCTTTACCGGCCACGCGACCTCATCGAAGCAGGCACTCCGGTGCTGATCGTCGGCTTCCCGCTGGGTTTCCATGACACGCTTCATCATTTGCCTGTCGTACGCCAGGCAGTCATCTCATCCTCGTTCGGCATGCGCTTCCAGGGGCATGGCTACTTCCTGACCGATGCGAGGACGCATCGCGGCACGAGCGGAGCACCGGTGGTCATGCGCATGCCAAGGACCGATGCATCCACGCGCACTCTGCCGTGGATGCTGCTCGGCACCCATTCGGCTAGATTGGACGTGGGTTCGCGGGACTTTGAACTGGACGAAGCCCTGGGCTTGAATTCCGCCTGGTATGCCGACATCCTGCTGCCTCTGACCGAGGCATGA
- a CDS encoding nucleobase:cation symporter-2 family protein has product MEKLLYQVEDRPPILTTTLLATQHLLAALGGIIAVPLVLGGALKLPPDQVIALVNAALLGSGIVTVIQCRGAGPIGIRLPCVMGTSFTFVGAGISVGLEHGVPGILGASLAGSLVMIVGSFFMPTIRKLFPHTVTGVVVAMIGLSLTPVAVDWAAGGFGSSNYGALANLSIAGFVLLLVIAFVQWGKGIVSASAVVLGILIGYMVCVSLGMVDFTQVRSAPVFALPQPMHFGMSFPISGIVAMSLAFLVSIVETTGTFMALGAATQTSMPGKKLARGILCDGVGSAFAALMSSPPVTTFAQNVGVVSLTGVASRAVVALTGVMLFLAGLFPVLGAVVVTIPQPVLGGAGLMMFAMIISAGIQMLGKSEHTKRNSVIVAVSIGCGLAVTMRPELLSKLPAFVKEVLGSGITVGALVAVALNLLLPGRLAEDLEGEEEGSIHDLVQQEG; this is encoded by the coding sequence ATGGAAAAATTGCTATATCAAGTCGAGGACCGCCCGCCGATCCTCACGACCACGCTTTTGGCCACACAGCATTTGCTTGCTGCGCTTGGCGGGATCATTGCCGTACCTCTGGTGCTAGGGGGAGCCCTCAAGTTGCCGCCCGACCAAGTGATCGCGTTGGTGAATGCTGCGCTCCTCGGTTCGGGAATTGTGACTGTCATCCAGTGCAGGGGCGCAGGACCGATCGGCATTCGCCTGCCATGCGTGATGGGAACCAGCTTCACCTTTGTCGGAGCGGGAATCAGCGTCGGACTGGAGCATGGCGTGCCGGGGATTCTCGGTGCATCGCTGGCGGGTTCCTTGGTCATGATTGTCGGCAGCTTCTTCATGCCAACCATCCGCAAGTTATTTCCTCATACCGTGACTGGTGTGGTAGTAGCTATGATCGGCCTATCGCTAACACCCGTTGCCGTGGACTGGGCCGCTGGCGGCTTTGGCAGCAGCAACTACGGCGCCCTTGCAAATCTGTCGATTGCAGGATTCGTGCTGCTGCTGGTCATTGCATTTGTGCAATGGGGCAAAGGCATAGTCTCGGCATCAGCCGTCGTGCTCGGTATTCTCATCGGATACATGGTGTGCGTGTCGCTTGGCATGGTGGATTTCACCCAAGTCCGCAGCGCACCGGTGTTTGCGTTGCCGCAGCCAATGCATTTTGGAATGAGCTTCCCAATCTCCGGCATCGTTGCGATGTCGCTCGCGTTCCTCGTTTCTATTGTGGAAACCACCGGTACCTTCATGGCCCTGGGTGCGGCCACACAAACCTCGATGCCCGGCAAGAAGTTGGCTCGCGGCATCCTGTGTGACGGTGTTGGCTCCGCCTTTGCCGCGCTGATGTCGAGCCCGCCTGTCACGACGTTTGCGCAGAACGTTGGTGTGGTGTCCCTGACCGGCGTCGCTAGCCGCGCTGTCGTAGCACTAACCGGCGTGATGCTTTTCTTGGCGGGACTTTTCCCGGTCCTTGGTGCCGTGGTGGTTACGATTCCGCAACCCGTGCTTGGTGGTGCTGGGCTGATGATGTTCGCGATGATCATCTCGGCCGGCATTCAGATGCTCGGCAAGTCGGAGCATACCAAGCGCAACAGCGTAATCGTGGCAGTATCCATTGGCTGCGGTCTCGCCGTTACCATGCGCCCGGAGCTTTTGTCAAAATTGCCGGCTTTCGTCAAGGAAGTGCTTGGCTCTGGCATCACGGTGGGCGCCCTTGTAGCCGTCGCGCTTAACCTCCTCTTGCCCGGTCGGCTGGCTGAGGACCTGGAAGGCGAGGAGGAAGGGAGTATCCACGACCTGGTTCAGCAAGAAGGCTGA
- a CDS encoding TrkA C-terminal domain-containing protein has translation MDAVRILLETQPLLTLFLTVALGYVLGEINIKGVSLGSGAVLFVGLAIGGFAPKSAPPAILGTLGLLLFLYGIGIQYGEQFFRGLTSPDGIKANAAAVLGVVGSGLVAVALVPLVGVKLDESLGMFAGAGTSTASLQAAMAAMKSDGAAVGYSVAYPVGVAGPILFLYALTALLKPNIVRPPPKLIETAEIALTNPAFIGVRLSEVVARLPDGVAIAAVRRAHHNHPSADDLVLQANDVLLATATDPAVLREATSLCGELQPGRMTSHREDLDYMRVFASSRLVVGHTLRDIRFPEGMVCSIAHVRRGDADLMPRDDLTLEFGDRVGLLVNRAHMKPIRALFGDSIKGTAELSFISIGIGAALGLLVGLIPVPIPGVGTLALGLAALLLVALVLGRVRRLGPFVWTMPLSANLVLRNFGLTIFLAQVGIASGPKFFATIGVTGVSFLIYGVVILLALLLITAIFCLWVFRLPFDLAVGVICGATGNPAILAFANRVAPTDRPDLGYSMIFPSMTIVKILFVQVAATLAGG, from the coding sequence ATGGATGCAGTCCGGATATTGCTCGAAACCCAGCCGCTGCTCACGCTGTTCCTCACGGTTGCACTGGGGTATGTCCTAGGCGAGATCAATATCAAGGGCGTGTCGCTCGGTTCGGGCGCGGTGCTGTTCGTGGGGCTGGCGATCGGCGGGTTCGCGCCGAAGTCCGCGCCGCCTGCCATCCTTGGCACCTTAGGTCTACTGCTCTTTCTCTATGGCATTGGGATCCAGTACGGGGAGCAGTTTTTTAGGGGTCTGACCAGCCCCGATGGCATCAAGGCCAACGCCGCTGCGGTCCTTGGCGTGGTTGGCTCCGGACTGGTCGCGGTTGCGTTGGTGCCACTGGTCGGCGTGAAGCTAGACGAGTCGCTAGGCATGTTCGCCGGCGCGGGCACCAGCACGGCAAGCCTGCAGGCCGCGATGGCGGCGATGAAGAGCGACGGCGCCGCGGTGGGCTACAGCGTCGCATACCCAGTCGGCGTGGCAGGGCCGATCCTGTTTCTGTATGCCCTCACCGCGCTGCTCAAGCCGAATATCGTGCGGCCGCCACCAAAGCTGATCGAGACCGCCGAGATTGCGCTGACAAACCCGGCGTTTATCGGCGTGCGGCTGTCGGAGGTGGTAGCGCGCCTACCGGACGGGGTGGCGATTGCCGCCGTGCGTCGCGCCCACCACAACCACCCGTCCGCCGACGACCTGGTCCTGCAGGCCAACGACGTGCTGCTCGCGACCGCCACCGACCCGGCCGTGCTGCGTGAAGCCACCTCGCTGTGCGGGGAACTGCAGCCGGGCCGCATGACAAGCCATCGCGAAGACCTGGACTATATGCGCGTGTTCGCCTCAAGCCGGCTCGTGGTCGGGCACACGCTGCGCGATATCCGTTTTCCCGAAGGCATGGTCTGCTCGATCGCCCATGTGCGGCGCGGCGATGCGGACCTGATGCCCCGCGATGACCTCACCCTCGAGTTCGGTGACCGCGTCGGCCTGCTGGTCAATCGCGCCCACATGAAGCCGATTCGCGCGCTGTTCGGCGACTCCATCAAGGGCACCGCCGAGCTGAGCTTTATCTCGATAGGCATCGGCGCGGCCCTCGGGCTGCTGGTGGGGCTGATCCCGGTGCCGATTCCCGGCGTCGGCACGCTGGCGCTGGGGCTAGCGGCGCTGCTGCTGGTCGCCCTCGTGCTCGGCCGGGTGCGCCGTCTCGGACCGTTCGTCTGGACCATGCCGCTGTCGGCCAACCTGGTCCTGCGCAACTTCGGGCTGACCATCTTCCTGGCACAGGTGGGCATTGCATCCGGGCCGAAGTTCTTCGCCACCATCGGCGTAACCGGGGTGTCCTTCCTGATCTATGGCGTAGTGATCCTGCTTGCCCTGCTGCTGATTACTGCGATTTTCTGCCTCTGGGTCTTCAGGCTGCCGTTCGACCTGGCGGTGGGCGTGATCTGCGGCGCGACCGGCAATCCCGCCATCCTTGCCTTTGCCAACCGCGTTGCGCCCACCGACCGGCCCGACCTCGGCTACTCGATGATCTTCCCGTCAATGACCATCGTGAAAATCCTGTTCGTACAGGTCGCCGCCACACTGGCTGGCGGATAG
- a CDS encoding tyrosine-type recombinase/integrase gives MTGQKPPLKLNEIWAIRTRLQLTTNVRELAMFNLAIDSKLRACDLTRLRVQDISVGSQVGARATVMQQKTQRPVQFEITEQTRQSVQCWIQARGLKLYDYLFPSRLHASPHLSTRQYARIVHRWIASIGLDDSAYRTHSIRRTKAALIYRRTKNLRAVQLLLGHTKLESTVRYLGIEVDDALEMAEQTEV, from the coding sequence TTGACGGGCCAAAAGCCACCACTAAAGCTCAACGAGATATGGGCCATACGAACCCGGCTTCAGCTTACGACGAATGTTCGTGAATTGGCGATGTTCAACCTTGCCATTGACAGCAAGCTCCGCGCGTGCGATCTAACACGCCTGCGCGTGCAGGACATCAGCGTGGGCAGCCAAGTTGGCGCCCGTGCAACGGTCATGCAGCAGAAAACTCAGCGGCCAGTGCAGTTCGAAATCACAGAACAAACTCGCCAAAGCGTTCAGTGTTGGATTCAGGCTCGCGGACTTAAGCTGTACGACTATCTCTTTCCGAGTCGTTTGCACGCATCGCCGCACCTGTCAACGCGACAGTATGCGAGGATCGTGCATCGCTGGATCGCCTCCATTGGCCTAGACGATTCAGCTTATCGAACGCATTCCATCCGGCGCACCAAAGCAGCGCTGATCTACCGGCGTACAAAGAATCTGCGAGCCGTTCAACTGCTTCTCGGCCATACCAAGCTTGAGAGCACAGTGCGCTACCTTGGCATCGAAGTGGACGATGCGCTCGAGATGGCTGAGCAGACTGAAGTGTAA
- a CDS encoding isochorismatase, translated as MNPGITPFTVSVYPIQQEPGVWFANYMISEYKDGAERIVANVSMRHATHHTEAKARQAARHAGESAVAHMRLQPSPVSASYNPSTSPRGIH; from the coding sequence TTGAATCCCGGCATTACTCCGTTCACCGTTTCCGTTTACCCCATCCAACAAGAGCCCGGCGTCTGGTTCGCGAACTACATGATCTCCGAGTACAAGGACGGCGCTGAACGCATCGTCGCGAACGTCTCGATGCGACACGCCACGCACCATACCGAAGCCAAGGCCAGGCAAGCCGCCCGCCACGCAGGGGAAAGCGCAGTGGCGCACATGCGCTTGCAACCGTCCCCCGTATCGGCAAGCTACAACCCCTCCACGTCACCGCGTGGCATTCACTGA
- the infA gene encoding translation initiation factor IF-1: MAKEELVEFGGKVSEVLPDNRFRVTLENGFEVWAYSSGRLKKNRIRILAGARVTLEMSPYDLTKGRINYRHKS, from the coding sequence TTGGCTAAAGAAGAACTGGTGGAATTTGGCGGAAAGGTTTCGGAAGTCCTCCCGGATAACCGCTTTCGCGTCACCCTGGAGAATGGCTTCGAGGTTTGGGCCTATTCGTCCGGGCGGCTCAAGAAGAATCGCATACGTATTCTTGCGGGGGCTCGCGTCACGCTCGAAATGTCGCCATACGATCTGACAAAGGGGCGCATCAACTATCGTCACAAGTCCTGA
- a CDS encoding 2-hydroxyacid dehydrogenase: protein MEIAVFSAKSYDRQHLDAANAAEGHQLKYFEVPLDSETVGLAAGHGAVCIFVNDRADATVLEALGRGGTKLVALRCTGFNNVDLKAAQALGIKVVRVVDYSPNSVAEHAVALLMAVNRKIHRAYNRTRDFNFSLEGLMGFDLCGKTVAVIGTGKIGRVFAKIMVGFGCNVIGYDKYPSPEFEALGGRYADEGEIGASADCISLHCPLTPETHHIINAETLSRAKPGALLINTSRGGLIDTEAVIAALRSGQLGGLAIDVYEQEAGLFFRDLSGTIVDDSVLQQLITFPNVIVTGHQAFLTREAVMTICETTLRSVTEFESGKSLTNEVRAS, encoded by the coding sequence ATGGAAATCGCCGTCTTCAGCGCAAAGTCCTACGATCGTCAACATCTCGATGCCGCGAATGCGGCTGAAGGCCATCAGCTCAAGTACTTCGAAGTTCCCCTGGACAGTGAGACGGTGGGCCTCGCCGCGGGCCACGGCGCAGTGTGCATCTTCGTCAATGACCGGGCCGATGCGACCGTGCTGGAAGCGCTCGGACGCGGCGGCACCAAGCTGGTCGCGCTGCGCTGCACGGGGTTCAACAACGTCGACCTGAAAGCCGCGCAGGCGCTCGGGATCAAGGTAGTGCGCGTTGTCGACTACTCGCCCAACTCGGTCGCCGAGCACGCGGTGGCCCTGCTGATGGCGGTCAACCGCAAGATCCACCGGGCCTACAACCGCACACGGGACTTCAATTTCTCGCTCGAAGGCCTGATGGGCTTCGACCTGTGCGGCAAGACCGTGGCCGTGATCGGCACCGGCAAGATCGGCCGCGTGTTTGCGAAGATCATGGTCGGGTTCGGTTGCAACGTGATCGGCTATGACAAGTACCCATCCCCGGAATTCGAGGCCCTTGGTGGACGCTACGCGGACGAGGGAGAAATCGGCGCAAGCGCGGACTGCATCTCGCTGCACTGCCCGCTCACGCCCGAGACTCATCACATCATCAATGCCGAAACGCTGTCTCGCGCCAAGCCAGGCGCCTTGCTGATCAACACCAGTCGCGGCGGGCTGATCGACACGGAAGCAGTCATCGCGGCGCTCAGGAGCGGGCAACTCGGCGGGCTGGCGATCGACGTGTACGAGCAGGAGGCGGGTCTGTTCTTCCGCGACCTATCCGGCACCATCGTCGACGACTCCGTGCTGCAGCAGCTGATCACGTTCCCTAACGTGATCGTGACCGGGCACCAAGCCTTCCTCACGCGCGAAGCCGTGATGACCATTTGCGAAACAACCCTGCGCAGCGTGACGGAGTTCGAAAGCGGCAAGTCGCTCACGAACGAAGTCCGCGCCAGTTGA